A stretch of DNA from Pseudomonadota bacterium:
GGTCGGGACCAAGGGCGAGCGGCGCGCCGCGACGCGTTTCCGCAATTTTCTGAAGGACGACGGTTATATGATGCTGCAATGGTCGGTATATGCGCGCGTGTGCCGCGGCGAGGAGGCGGCCGAGAAGCACGTTCAGCGCGTCACCAAGAATTTGCCGGGAAAAGGCAGCGTGCGAGCCCTGCAAGTGACCGATAAGCAATACGGTCGGATGCGACTGTTGCTCGGAGAGATGACGAAAAATGAGAGAGTCGCCCCTCAGCAGATGGTCCTGCTCTGATTTCGGCCTCGGTAAGAAGGCAAAAATC
This window harbors:
- the cas2 gene encoding CRISPR-associated endonuclease Cas2, which produces MKVEEVRILWMFVFFDLPVGTKGERRAATRFRNFLKDDGYMMLQWSVYARVCRGEEAAEKHVQRVTKNLPGKGSVRALQVTDKQYGRMRLLLGEMTKNERVAPQQMVLL